In one Paraburkholderia megapolitana genomic region, the following are encoded:
- a CDS encoding MFS transporter: MNAEPSALSTGSEPAAQENGVAASPPVSARQLQRATLTGAVGSALEYYDFAIYGLASALVFGHLFFPSLGTTAGLMASFATYGAGFLARPFGGLFFGSIGDRKGRKFVLLVTIALMGASTTLIGCLPAGSLGAVLLVLLRLVQGFGAGAEQAGASTLMAEVAPVRHRGFFAALPFVGIFAGLGLATFTFSVMQRLLSEPAMQSWGWRIPFLASVVLIGVAIWIRLRLRESPVFAQLEASREVIHAPMKAVLATARRPVLAATLMRFAEQGGSTIYTTVVIAFLGSFVAARTGVPHAQLAAVGTTGALAASLLSIITTPLFGALSDRVGRLTVYRGGAIFLLLWSLPSWWMISTGDPIWVSVAMIGGLAFGANSMLGAQCAHFTELFGNRYRYSGVALSRELGAVLSGGIAPLLGVYLIGLAGGAFWVMGLYMAVLCALTLAGTFLSTETRERDLTLLGDAVGKGASTT; the protein is encoded by the coding sequence GTGAATGCTGAGCCCTCTGCTTTATCGACCGGTTCGGAGCCCGCCGCGCAGGAGAACGGGGTCGCCGCGTCGCCACCCGTTTCTGCGCGCCAGTTACAGCGCGCGACGCTCACTGGCGCAGTAGGCAGCGCACTCGAGTACTACGACTTTGCGATCTACGGACTCGCCTCGGCGCTCGTGTTCGGGCATCTGTTCTTTCCGTCGCTCGGCACGACTGCCGGTTTGATGGCGAGTTTCGCGACCTATGGTGCGGGTTTCCTCGCGCGGCCGTTCGGCGGGCTGTTCTTCGGCTCGATCGGCGATCGCAAGGGGCGCAAGTTCGTCCTGCTCGTCACGATCGCGTTGATGGGCGCATCGACGACGTTGATCGGGTGCCTGCCTGCCGGTTCGTTGGGTGCGGTGCTGCTCGTGCTGTTGCGGCTCGTACAGGGCTTTGGCGCGGGCGCGGAACAGGCCGGCGCGTCGACGCTAATGGCCGAGGTCGCGCCGGTCAGGCACCGCGGTTTCTTTGCCGCATTGCCCTTCGTCGGCATCTTCGCGGGGCTCGGGCTCGCCACGTTCACGTTCAGCGTCATGCAGCGTCTGTTGAGCGAACCGGCGATGCAGTCGTGGGGCTGGCGCATTCCGTTTCTCGCGAGCGTCGTGCTGATCGGCGTTGCAATCTGGATTCGTCTGCGGTTGCGCGAAAGCCCGGTGTTTGCGCAACTCGAAGCATCGCGCGAAGTGATTCATGCGCCGATGAAAGCGGTGCTTGCCACCGCGCGTCGTCCGGTGCTGGCCGCGACGTTGATGCGTTTCGCGGAGCAGGGCGGCTCGACTATCTACACCACCGTCGTGATCGCGTTTCTCGGTAGCTTCGTCGCGGCCCGGACCGGTGTTCCGCATGCGCAGCTCGCCGCGGTCGGCACGACTGGTGCGCTGGCGGCAAGCCTGCTGAGCATCATCACGACACCGCTGTTTGGCGCACTGTCGGATCGCGTCGGGCGTCTGACGGTGTATCGCGGCGGCGCGATCTTTCTGCTGCTGTGGTCGCTGCCGTCGTGGTGGATGATCAGTACCGGCGATCCGATATGGGTGAGCGTGGCGATGATCGGCGGTCTTGCATTCGGTGCGAACAGCATGCTCGGCGCGCAGTGCGCGCATTTCACCGAATTGTTCGGCAACCGCTATCGGTACTCCGGTGTGGCGCTCTCGCGCGAACTGGGCGCGGTGTTGTCGGGCGGCATTGCGCCGTTGCTCGGCGTGTACCTGATTGGCCTCGCGGGCGGTGCGTTCTGGGTCATGGGGCTCTACATGGCCGTGCTGTGCGCACTGACGCTGGCCGGTACGTTCCTCTCGACCGAAACGCGCGAGCGCGATCTGACGTTGCTTGGCGATGCGGTAGGCAAGGGAGCGAGCACTACGTAG